A stretch of DNA from Alkalidesulfovibrio alkalitolerans DSM 16529:
ATCGACCAGGATGATCTGCTGCCCGGTGGCGTCGGTGACGATCTCGGGAGCGGCCAGGCCGAACTTGTCGAGCACGAACTTGGACTCGGGGTTCACGGCGCCCTGAGCCACGGGCTTGACGTCCTTGCCATACGCCTTCTTGTAGAGATCGGCGACGGCGATGGCCGACACGATGGTGTCGGTATCCGGGTTTTTGTGACCAACAGCAATGATAGCCATGATCTCCTCCTAAAGGGACTTTAGTGTCATGTAACCAAAGGACATGTGACAATTATCACAAGTCCCTCTGGATGCCAAGCCCGCAAGCAGGGTTTTTTAAAAAAGTTCAGAGGGTGAATTGGCCGCGCTCGTAGATAACCCGCCGTTCTCCGCCGGGAAGCCGCGCGGTCACGACCTTGTCCTCCGTATTCACAAGGTCCCAGTGCATGGCCGAGATGTTGAAGCCGAGTTGTTTTTTCATGGCCTCGTCGAGGATCGCGGCGTCGCCGTCAAAGGTGTCGGAATAGGACATACCCAACGCCACGTGACAGTTGCCGTGCTCCCCTCCGTAGTTCTCGTCGAACAGGGTGTGGGCCATGAATTTGTCGATGCGTGAGAAGCGCTTGTCCGTGAGCGAAAATTCTCCCAACCGCCGCGCTCCGGCATCCATGGATATCTGCCGGAGCGCGAAACCCTCGCCCGCCTCCGCCGAGAGGCTCGTAACCTGGCCGCCCTTGAAAACGAGCCGAACGCCCTGCACGATGTTGCCGCTGCGAAAGGACGGCTGGTCGGCGTAGAACACGCCGCGCGCGCTGTTCTGATTCGGGGAGGTATAGACCTCGAAACTCGGAATGTTGTGCCCGGTGATGCCGAGCCAGCGTCGCCGCTCGCCAAGGGAGAGCTCCAGGTCCGTGTTCTCGGACTGCACGTGCAGGGAAGAGATGCAAAGCCCGTTGAGCCAGGACTTGATCTCCTGGACGTGCTCGAATATGCGACGCCATTCTTTGACCGGCTCGCTCGCCCCCAGGTGACAGGCGCTGGCGACCTGCGCGGAATATTCTTCGGGCGACAACTCGGAATGCCCAGCGAGCGCGCAGGTCGGGTACAACGCCAGAGTCCACCCGTAGCCGCCCAATTCCTCCTTGCGGTCCAAAATGTCCCGCAATGGTTTGAGCGCCAGTTGCCGCACCGTGATGTCCTCGGGATTCACATGGCACAGATGTGTCAGGGAATCAGGCGCGAGAAGGTAGATGCCCCCGGCCAGACCGCGCATGAGATGCTCCTCGCCCGGCGCAACGAACCTGAGCTGATTGAACCGACCCAGACGGTAGAGATCCGTTTCCATGGTCGGGGTCATGGTCATGCGCGGCACGGGATTGAGCCCCTCGTCGAGCAGGTGCGCATGCACCGTTTCGGCCAAGGGAAGGGCTGCCTTGTCAAAGCGCACCAACACCGCGTCGCCGTGCTTAAACGGCTCCTTGCGCGAGATGCCGAGTCCCCAAAGAAGAATTTCGGCGTATTTTTCAAGTTGTGTCTGCGTGAACACGCGCTCTCCTTATTTTCCGGTTCTCCAGAAATCGAACGTACGGCCCCGAAAAACCGCTGTACCGCCGAATTTCTCTTTAATGGCGTCGAGCGCCTTGTCCAGGCGAAGCATCTCTTCTTCTCCCGGCTCGTCCCAAAGCCCAAGCTGCCGCTCCCCGCGCGAAAAGCCCGAGACGCTCACCCCGATGAGCCGAAGCGGCATGGGAAGCGACTCTGCATCGAGAAGTTCCTCGGCCGCCCTGAAGATGTCGTCCGTGCACTGAACCGGACGGGCCAGGGTCCGGCTCCTGGTGATGGTGCGAAAGTCCTTGAACTTCATCTTCAAGGTCACTGTCCGGCCGAAATACCCTTCCTTGCGCAGATCACGGCCCACGCGCTCGGACTGACGCATCAGCCACCGCTTTAGTTCCTCACGATCATTCGTGTCGGCGCGGAAGGTGTTTTCCGCGCCCGAGGATTTGGGCGCGGCGTGGGGCCTGAGCACCGCGTTCCCCTCACCCTTGGCTCTGGCGTACAGAAACTGCGCGGCCTTTTCACCCAGGCGACCGGCCCAGAACGCCTCTGTAAAGCGCAGGATATCCGAGGTGTGACGCACGCCCAGGGAGTTCAATTCCGCTTCGAGTCGTTTACCCACGCCAGGAATGCGTCCCACCGGCAGGGTCGTCAAAAAGGCCGGAATATCCTGGGGAGGCAGAATGTAGATGCCATCCGGCTTGTTGATGTCCGAGCATATCTTTGCCAGAAACTTGTTGGGGGCAATGCCGATCGAACAGGTTAGGCCCGTCACCTCGTGAATCCGCTCCTTCATGCGCATGGCCAGGACTCGCGGGCTTTGGTGCAAGAGTCCCATGCCCGTGATATCCACATATGCCTCATCCACGGAGGTCTGCTCGACGAGTGGCGAAAAATTCGCCACTTCCC
This window harbors:
- a CDS encoding aminopeptidase, translating into MFTQTQLEKYAEILLWGLGISRKEPFKHGDAVLVRFDKAALPLAETVHAHLLDEGLNPVPRMTMTPTMETDLYRLGRFNQLRFVAPGEEHLMRGLAGGIYLLAPDSLTHLCHVNPEDITVRQLALKPLRDILDRKEELGGYGWTLALYPTCALAGHSELSPEEYSAQVASACHLGASEPVKEWRRIFEHVQEIKSWLNGLCISSLHVQSENTDLELSLGERRRWLGITGHNIPSFEVYTSPNQNSARGVFYADQPSFRSGNIVQGVRLVFKGGQVTSLSAEAGEGFALRQISMDAGARRLGEFSLTDKRFSRIDKFMAHTLFDENYGGEHGNCHVALGMSYSDTFDGDAAILDEAMKKQLGFNISAMHWDLVNTEDKVVTARLPGGERRVIYERGQFTL
- the dinB gene encoding DNA polymerase IV encodes the protein MAERSGHHEHAPVILHLDMDAFFASVEEVDNPSLKGKPVIIGASDRGVVSAASYAARKFGVHSAMPVARARKLCPQGIFLPGRHKRYGEISRLVMREVANFSPLVEQTSVDEAYVDITGMGLLHQSPRVLAMRMKERIHEVTGLTCSIGIAPNKFLAKICSDINKPDGIYILPPQDIPAFLTTLPVGRIPGVGKRLEAELNSLGVRHTSDILRFTEAFWAGRLGEKAAQFLYARAKGEGNAVLRPHAAPKSSGAENTFRADTNDREELKRWLMRQSERVGRDLRKEGYFGRTVTLKMKFKDFRTITRSRTLARPVQCTDDIFRAAEELLDAESLPMPLRLIGVSVSGFSRGERQLGLWDEPGEEEMLRLDKALDAIKEKFGGTAVFRGRTFDFWRTGK